A stretch of Amblyraja radiata isolate CabotCenter1 chromosome 34, sAmbRad1.1.pri, whole genome shotgun sequence DNA encodes these proteins:
- the serf2 gene encoding small EDRK-rich factor 2, with amino-acid sequence MTRGNQRELARQKNAKKSNDGKKKRKDDGLSAAARKERDAQIMQQKQKGNGDGDDGNADGAQAGTSN; translated from the exons ATGACCC GTGGTAATCAACGAGAACTTGCTCGTCAGAAAAATGCTAAAAAATCAAATGATGGTAAGAAGAAACGAAAGGACGATGGTTTATCTGCTGCAGCCAGAAAAGAGAG GGATGCCCAAATAATGCAGCAAAAGCAAAAAGGAAATGGAGATGGAGATGATGGAAATGCTGATGGAGCTCAAGCGGGTACTTCGAACTAA